Proteins encoded by one window of Bacillota bacterium LX-D:
- the smpB gene encoding SsrA-binding protein SmpB, with protein MPEKKIKVVSENRKARHEYFIEETYETGLSLTGTEVKSLRAGKANLQDSFARIENNEVFIYNMHISPYEQGNRFNHDPKRTRKLLMHKSEIRRLIGKTKEKGLTLVPLKIYFNPRGKAKLELALAKGKKLYDKREAMAALDANREIARTLRDREKGI; from the coding sequence ATGCCTGAAAAAAAGATAAAGGTAGTTTCTGAAAACCGCAAGGCCAGGCATGAATATTTTATCGAAGAAACTTATGAAACAGGATTGTCTTTAACGGGGACGGAAGTTAAATCTTTGCGGGCAGGTAAAGCCAATTTACAGGATAGTTTTGCCCGCATAGAAAATAACGAGGTTTTTATTTATAACATGCATATTAGTCCTTATGAACAAGGCAACCGTTTTAACCATGATCCCAAAAGAACCAGAAAACTATTAATGCATAAAAGCGAGATCAGACGCTTAATCGGTAAAACTAAGGAAAAAGGTTTAACTTTAGTGCCTTTGAAGATATATTTCAATCCTCGAGGAAAAGCTAAACTGGAGTTGGCCCTAGCCAAAGGTAAAAAACTCTACGACAAAAGAGAAGCTATGGCAGCCCTGGATGCTAACCGGGAAATTGCTAGAACATTGCGGGATAGGGAAAAAGGAATATAA
- a CDS encoding glutamate synthase, producing the protein MIITAGEIYYSELNRQIKESSDHEITLKNVLGQRYIGCGCMDKNIEIHGTSGNALGAYMSGGSIEVFGNAQDATGDTMNDGQIIIHGNCGDATGYGMRGGEIYIQGNAGYRVGIHMKEYQDIKPVLVIGGKTGDFLGEYQAGGIILVLGLNEDRGNPVGNFCGTGMHGGTIYIRSDSPPANLPKQVNVCDVSNKDLEIIKKYVRKYCEFFNVAESKVLPSKFIKLVANTKNPYKQLYTHN; encoded by the coding sequence ATGATTATAACTGCGGGTGAAATTTATTACTCCGAACTTAATAGACAGATAAAAGAAAGTTCCGACCATGAGATTACTTTAAAAAATGTACTGGGGCAAAGATACATTGGGTGCGGCTGTATGGATAAAAACATTGAAATTCATGGCACTTCTGGAAATGCTTTAGGTGCGTACATGAGCGGAGGAAGTATTGAAGTCTTTGGAAATGCCCAAGATGCAACTGGGGATACAATGAATGATGGCCAAATTATTATCCACGGCAATTGCGGCGATGCAACGGGCTATGGAATGAGAGGCGGAGAAATTTATATCCAAGGCAACGCAGGCTACCGGGTTGGCATCCATATGAAAGAATATCAAGACATTAAGCCTGTTTTAGTTATTGGAGGAAAGACTGGAGATTTCTTAGGAGAGTATCAAGCAGGAGGAATTATTCTTGTTTTAGGATTAAACGAGGACAGAGGAAACCCTGTAGGAAACTTTTGCGGTACGGGGATGCATGGAGGCACAATTTATATCAGAAGTGATAGTCCTCCTGCCAATTTGCCTAAGCAGGTAAATGTTTGCGATGTGTCGAATAAGGATTTGGAAATAATTAAAAAGTATGTGCGAAAATATTGTGAATTTTTTAACGTAGCGGAGAGTAAAGTGTTACCATCTAAATTTATTAAATTAGTAGCCAATACTAAAAATCCTTATAAGCAATTGTATACACACAACTAG
- the glnA gene encoding type I glutamate--ammonia ligase has product MPNSKEDVLQIVKENDVKFIRLQFTDILGRMKNIAITAQQLPKAFEQGVIFDASSVAGFTGVETSDMYLFPDPTTISIMPWRPQHGKVARIISDIKNPDGSYFAGDPRYILKRMAQKAKDLGYTFNVGPECEFFLFHTDAEGRPTTKTHDTASYFDLAPIDLGENARREICMVLEDMGFEIEASHHENAAGQHEIDFRYDDVLTSADNIMTFKMVVKVIAQRNGLHATFMPKPLQNASGSGMHINMSLSKEGKNLFEAGDDNQDISAAAKAFSAGVLEHIKGITALANPLVNSYKRLVPGFEAPVHIAWSHMNRSPLLRIPAVTGEATRIELRSPDPACNPYLTLAVILAAGLDGMEKGLTLPPAVDVNIYDLSAKEEQSLGLEKLPSNLLLALEEMKKDDLIRQVLGEHTFHKYIAVKEKEWAAYDNHVHPWETDSYLTAY; this is encoded by the coding sequence ATGCCGAATTCAAAAGAAGATGTTTTACAAATAGTTAAGGAAAATGATGTAAAATTTATTAGATTGCAGTTTACCGATATTTTAGGACGAATGAAAAATATCGCCATTACTGCACAGCAGCTTCCTAAAGCATTTGAGCAAGGAGTCATTTTTGATGCCTCTTCCGTAGCTGGTTTTACTGGAGTAGAAACTTCAGATATGTACCTTTTTCCAGATCCTACAACAATTTCTATTATGCCTTGGCGGCCTCAACATGGAAAGGTTGCCAGAATAATTTCTGATATTAAAAACCCAGATGGTTCATATTTTGCAGGAGATCCAAGGTACATTTTAAAGAGAATGGCCCAAAAGGCCAAGGACTTGGGTTATACCTTTAACGTAGGTCCTGAATGCGAATTCTTTCTCTTTCATACTGATGCTGAAGGCAGGCCTACAACGAAGACTCATGATACAGCCAGCTATTTCGATTTGGCACCAATCGACCTAGGAGAGAATGCCCGTCGGGAAATATGTATGGTTCTCGAAGATATGGGCTTTGAAATTGAGGCTTCTCACCATGAAAACGCCGCTGGACAGCATGAAATTGATTTTAGATATGATGATGTCTTAACATCTGCTGATAATATTATGACCTTTAAAATGGTTGTGAAAGTCATTGCCCAGCGTAATGGGCTCCATGCTACTTTTATGCCTAAACCTTTGCAGAATGCCAGTGGTTCAGGTATGCATATTAATATGTCTTTATCTAAAGAAGGGAAGAACTTGTTTGAAGCAGGGGATGATAACCAAGATATTTCCGCTGCTGCCAAAGCTTTTTCCGCTGGGGTATTAGAGCATATAAAAGGCATAACAGCTCTGGCCAACCCGCTGGTAAATTCTTACAAAAGATTAGTTCCTGGCTTTGAAGCACCTGTGCATATTGCCTGGTCTCATATGAATAGAAGCCCATTATTACGCATTCCGGCAGTAACTGGTGAGGCAACTAGGATCGAACTTAGAAGCCCTGACCCTGCTTGTAATCCGTACCTTACTTTAGCTGTAATCTTAGCAGCAGGTTTGGATGGAATGGAAAAGGGGTTAACACTGCCGCCTGCTGTAGATGTTAACATTTATGATTTATCCGCTAAAGAAGAACAGTCTTTAGGATTAGAAAAGCTTCCCTCTAACTTGCTTTTGGCTTTAGAGGAAATGAAAAAGGACGATTTAATTAGACAAGTACTAGGTGAACACACTTTCCATAAGTATATAGCAGTTAAAGAAAAAGAATGGGCAGCATATGATAACCACGTACATCCTTGGGAAACTGACAGTTACCTTACCGCATACTAA
- a CDS encoding ANTAR domain-containing protein: MISGSVLVVCGKAEYGDEIAALMLHQGFSSAESALSANEARRKLNSLEPDLLIVNTPLPDEQGKDFILDIAEKTDAGILVLAKHEYLDEMQDELEKVGALILPKPISRIILAQTARFADNMRKSIIGLKNQRDDLQKKMDERKVIEKAKWLLVEKLSMTEPQANRYIQKRAMDLRLSQFKVAREIVHNYE, from the coding sequence ATGATTTCAGGGAGCGTTTTAGTAGTATGCGGTAAAGCCGAATATGGAGACGAAATTGCCGCGTTAATGCTGCACCAAGGATTTAGTTCTGCAGAGAGTGCTCTATCGGCTAACGAAGCTAGAAGAAAATTAAATTCTCTTGAACCTGATTTACTCATAGTAAATACACCTCTACCAGATGAACAGGGGAAGGATTTTATTCTCGATATTGCAGAAAAGACTGATGCAGGAATTCTGGTATTGGCTAAACATGAATATTTAGACGAAATGCAGGATGAGCTGGAAAAGGTGGGAGCACTGATTCTTCCCAAACCTATTTCTAGAATAATTCTAGCTCAAACAGCTCGTTTTGCCGACAATATGCGCAAATCAATCATTGGATTAAAAAACCAAAGAGATGATCTGCAGAAAAAGATGGATGAACGGAAAGTAATTGAAAAAGCTAAATGGCTCCTGGTGGAGAAACTTAGCATGACAGAGCCCCAGGCAAATAGATATATTCAAAAAAGAGCAATGGATTTAAGATTAAGCCAATTTAAAGTAGCCCGGGAAATAGTTCATAATTATGAATAA